In Mytilus edulis chromosome 7, xbMytEdul2.2, whole genome shotgun sequence, a single genomic region encodes these proteins:
- the LOC139529795 gene encoding toll-like receptor 3, protein MLFIYSFIYYLLPVLCSSNCKIKETNMGNHTTITADCSNMGLVHVPQNLPRNITALDLSRNDITGITNEAFVNYKNLLELNLNSNKISLISNSSFKGLGNLQSLEMADNCLNPSEMYTIDLFMPLKKLNILNIRRNMDQPTKFSTIFMYPDQALGVLQQLTQLSIDLMPKPKFGQGFKLLQRLQRIEFQSCYVVSLTNETFKFFSSSVETLLMQNCRLNFVRVETGSLLPFPELKVVDFSDTFMHLKQALLLLNPYTNKNMSTINFHHVSDVVIDNKEFPYSLIVTTEMTKYLQTICVENLDLSQNGIVDYVPGSLFNFRFPECIQHLSVRANRFTIISNKIQLQYLNNFTRQASRLKTWDNSYNVVSYPIPKENPISADFDNPSDFIFYFPKSVEKVDNSYLMTNDLPIIYLVPFNSSLKYIDISYALVSGFMLFESDSKNHPPNLETLIDSGCDYSYIWQEFGRFPYNNLKTFVWTDCNLNEGIKAHPKDLFRHLNSVETLNISENNIWYFSDNLLDPIQNLSFLDVSKNLLQSIPIQLINHLKIKTLDVRNNLLTGINLEIRNWLDQMQTMHLMSLFLAGNAFECSCNNIHLIRWLQTTDVKLDSRSYNCVLPNGSNSNTLEAYNSISDLFAYCESSMWLTLATTLLSTGFIIAILLVLYNKRWKIMFTLQGIINRVVEQKFKRQYTYDVYISYEGNAVYWIKETLVSKLEGEWGLNMCIRERDFLAGISHADNEAAAIKESRCIIFVITPGYTLSPDRTFEINRAQYERIRSNLETVIVLTKDIKITDVPRNLSYIWNYVYLIEWEDEEQFSSDVIWEKLKLLLIPRSQY, encoded by the coding sequence ATGttgttcatttattcatttatttactaTCTTTTACCGGTTTTATGTTCATCTAATTGTAAGATAAAAGAGACAAATATGGGAAACCATACGACTATAACGGCAGACTGTAGTAATATGGGACTAGTACATGTTCCTCAAAATTTACCGCGAAACATTACTGCACTGGATCTTAGTAGAAACGACATAACAGGTATTACAAATGAGGCATTCGTCAATTACAAAAACTTACTGGAACTTAATCTGAATTCAAACAAAATTAGTCTTATATCAAACTCGTCATTTAAAGGATTAGGAAATCTTCAGTCGTTAGAAATGGCTGACAATTGTCTTAATCCTTCTGAAATGTATACCATAGATCTGTTCATGCCCCTGAAGAAATTAAATATTCTAAACATCAGGAGGAACATGGATCAGCCGACTAAGTTTTCTACCATATTTATGTATCCAGACCAGGCATTGGGTGTTTTACAACAATTGACACAATTATCGATTGACTTAATGCCAAAACCAAAGTTTGGACAAGGATTTAAACTATTACAAAGGCTTCAAAGGATAGAATTCCAGTCGTGTTATGTTGTAAGCCTAACCAATGAAACATTTAAGTTTTTCTCGTCTAGTGTTGAAACACTGTTAATGCAAAATTGTAGATTGAATTTTGTGCGTGTTGAAACAGGTTCTCTATTGCCGTTTCCAGAGCTGAAGGTGGTAGATTTTTCTGACACATTTATGCATTTAAAGCAGGCACTGTTATTGCTAAATCCATACACTAATAAAAACATGTCAACTATAAATTTTCATCACGTGAGCGACGTTGTTATTGACAACAAGGAATTTCCTTATTCTTTGATTGTAACAACCGAAATGACAAAGTATTTACAAACTATTTGTGTTGAAAACTTGGATTTGTCACAAAATGGTATAGTTGATTATGTTCCTGGATCTTTATTTAATTTTCGTTTTCCTGAATGTATACAGCATCTGTCGGTAAGGGCAAATAGATTTacaataatatctaataaaatacaGTTGCAATATCTCAACAACTTTACCCGGCAAGCTAGTCGTTTGAAAACCTGGGATaattcatataatgttgtgagctaTCCCATTCCTAAGGAAAACCCCATTTCAGCAGATTTCGATAATCCttccgattttattttttattttccaaaatcgGTAGAAAAAGTGGATAACAGTTACTTGATGACAAATGATTTACCGATTATATATCTAGTCCCTTTTAATAGTAGTTTGAAGTATATTGATATTTCATATGCATTGGTGTCAGGGTTCATGCTTTTTGAATCAGATTCTAAGAATCATCCCCCAAATTTGGAAACACTTATTGATAGTGGATGTGATTATTCTTATATCTGGCAAGAATTCGGTAGATTTCCTTATAACAATCTAAAAACATTTGTCTGGACAGACTGCAATTTAAATGAGGGCATAAAAGCGCACCCGAAAGACCTTTTCAGACACTTGAATTCAGTGGAAACCCTTAATATATCTGAAAATAACATTTGGTACTTCTCGGATAATTTGTTAGATCCAATACAAAATCTGTCTTTTTTAGATGTATCAAAAAATTTACTGCAAAGTATTCCGATACAGTtgataaatcatttgaaaattaaaacactTGATGTTCGCAATAATCTTTTAACAGGAATCAATCTAGAAATAAGGAATTGGCTTGATCAGATGCAAACCATGCATTTAATGTCACTGTTCTTAGCAGGAAATGCATTTGAATGTTCGTGTAATAATATTCACTTGATAAGATGGCTGCAGACAACAGATGTAAAGTTAGACAGTCGCTCGTATAATTGTGTTTTACCTAACGGAAGCAACAGCAATACATTGGAAGCATATAACTCTATCTCCGATCTATTTGCTTATTGTGAAAGTTCTATGTGGCTAACATTAGCAACTACGCTTCTGTCAACTGGATTCATAATAGCGATATTGCTAGTGTTGTATAATAAACGATGGAAAATCATGTTTACCCTCCAGGGAATAATAAATCGTGTAGTTGAACAAAAATTCAAAAGGCAGTACACTTACGATGTGTATATTTCTTATGAAGGTAATGCGGTTTATTGGATCAAAGAAACGCTTGTCTCAAAACTGGAAGGGGAATGGGGATTAAACATGTGCATAAGGGAGAGGGATTTCCTTGCTGGGATTTCTCATGCTGATAACGAAGCAGCGGCTATTAAGGAAAGTAGATGCATTATCTTTGTAATAACTCCAGGGTATACGCTATCCCCTGATCGTACATTCGAGATAAACAGAGCTCAATACGAAAGAATTAGGAGCAATTTAGAAACAGTAATTGTTCTTACAAAGGACATTAAAATAACAGATGTACCTCGTAATTTGTCTTATATTTGGAACTATGTGTACCTGATAGAATGGGAGGATGAAGAACAGTTTAGTTCTGATGTTATTTGGGAGAAATTAAAATTGCTTCTCATTCCAAGGAGTCAATATTAG